Proteins encoded together in one Lathyrus oleraceus cultivar Zhongwan6 chromosome 5, CAAS_Psat_ZW6_1.0, whole genome shotgun sequence window:
- the LOC127086597 gene encoding uncharacterized protein LOC127086597, with the protein MATPKRSYDQQQQQQIVQQVKNSGMINNIQSPRRDEREEEMSRSVLAMFRAKEEEIERRKLEVRDKVHAHLGRVEKETKRLAEIREEIEGFTDPMRKDVAMVRKKIDMVNKELKPLGQTCQKKEREYNEALEAFNEKNKEKAQLVTKLVELVTESERVRMKKLEELSKNIDILH; encoded by the exons ATGGCAACACCAAAAAGATCATATgatcaacaacaacaacaacaaattgTGCAACAAGTGAAGAACTCAGGAATGATTAACAACATTCAGAGTCCAAGAAGAGATGAAAGAGAAGAGGAAATGTCAAGATCAGTTCTAGCAATGTTTAGAGCAAAGGAAGAAGAAATTGAGAGGAGAAAATTGGAGGTTAGAGATAAAGTTCATGCTCATCTCGGTCGAGTCGAAAAGGAAACAAAGAGGTTGGCTGAGATAAGAGAA GAGATAGAGGGTTTCACAGATCCAATGAGGAAAGATGTTGCAATGGTTAGAAAGAAGATAGACATGGTGAACAAAGAGTTGAAGCCATTGGGTCAAACATGCCAGAAAAAG GAGAGAGAATACAATGAAGCTCTTGAGGCTTTCAATgagaaaaacaaagaaaaagctcAACTTGTTACAAAATTAGTAGAG CTTGTGACTGAAAGTGAGAGGGTGAGGATGAAGAAGCTGGAGGAGCTAAGCAAAAACATAGATATTCTTCATTGA